The following nucleotide sequence is from Candidatus Poribacteria bacterium.
GTGACAATCGGAAACCCGAACGCACTCTCCACCCGTCCGGCACCTGTTCGCAGCGTTCACACCGATGCCTACTGGATAGACACACACGAGGTATCTTATGCAGAATTCAAGGCATTTATGGAGGACACCAGCTACAGTCCGGCTTCCTTACAGGACCATGAACGCGCAGCACAGGGCTTATCCATCGACACGCTCCCGGCGGTTGTTACATGGAAAGACGCAAGTGCCTATGCCGACTGGATCGGTAAAAGGCTGCCAACGGAAATAGAGTGGGAAAAAGCGGCGCGCGGCGGACTTGAAAATAAACGGTTTTCGTGGGGCGATGCTACGCCAACCCTTGCCGAGCAGCAAGAAATCATTATCTCGTATCTTGGCAGCGGGCAATTTACACAGATGGCAGCAGAGGGGGCTTTCGTATTTCACCCATTCACCGGGCGAGATGTCGGCGGCAGTGATGGCGACTCCACAGGCAGTGCTTTTACTTTTATGCCTGTCGGCTCCTATGCCCCGAATGGTTATGGACTTTACGATGTGATCGGAAACGCAGCCGAATTCTGTCAGGAGAGGTGGGAGGGTAACTACTACAAGGATCCCTATTCTTTTACTCCGCCAGAGGCAACACCCCCAGTATACGTTGTCCGAGGCGGCGGTAGCCTACACAGTTTAGACGCAATCAATTCTTGGGAACATCAGTTTGATACATTACCGGCTGAGCTACAATACCGATATGCGCGCCGCACCATCCACATCGGTGAACGTGCGGGATCCAGTTGGGCAGGTTTTCGTCTCGTTCGCGATCCCTAACGCACCGTTAAATAGTTGTCAGTACGGTTTTCTGCGAAAAAATCTTTCAGAAGATACACTTTGAGACAACCTGAGAACGGAGTTACAACATGAGCAATTCACATAAAGACGATTTTGAGAGAATGATGCGACTTGCTGAATTTGGTGCAAGTCGACATAATGAAAGGCGGCAAGTCGAGTTTCGGGTCTTTATTTCTTATACAACGTTGCTGGCATTCGCTGTTTATCAAGTGTATAAAAACAACTCTTTTGACTTGTTAAACAACAATTCTCCGTGGATAATAGGGATATTAAGTTTGGTACACATTCTTTATATTCTTTGGGAGATTAGATTATCAATGGCAATGGACTGTGATACTTCGCGAAGAGATTTTTATACTGCAAAAGCGCAGTGTCTTCTTGAACACTTATTAAAGCAGCCTGATGAAACTTTTTATCCATGTCGGGATGTTCCTGTTACAATGAAACACAGTAAAGTAAAATCTTGTTGCCCTAAAAAGGATAAAGTGTATGAGTCAGAACTATTTGAAATGCATGAACCTTCCTTTGAGATACCAAGTCCCACGTGGAAAGTATTAGCGGGTTGGAAACAAATTATTGATGATTGGTCTCGTGCTTTTCAAGTTTTTGTTCCAACAGTGATGATCTCTTTAGTTTTCCTGAAAGAAGTGGATAAAGATACAGATGGGCTAAAAATTGTATTTGCGTTGAGTCCGATCATAATTGTGTTCCTTTTAGCTATTATATCCAAATTGTTGGATTACAGTATTAAAAAAGATGGGCTAAATGATATTCTTGACTTAAACGAGACAACCTAACCTTTTTTCAGCACAGGCTAACAGCCTATGCTACAAGGGTGTTAGCTGCCGATAGGACCGCGAACGGCGTTTTCTCTGAGGGTGAGGTTGAGGATACCGGTATTTTGGGGATCCGGGAACCTTATCAAGAAATACTGTCCTTCTTCGCCGTGCCATTGGCCATCGGTATCAAAACCGTTCTGGTTCGGTGTCGGATCGCCCGCAGGCGGTGTTGCGAGTAGCGTCCAGTCGGTGCCAGTCAGATCGGCAGGCATGGCGGCATGTATATCCGGTGGCGAAGTGCCAGTCCATTTATAGGGGAGTGCTGTCCCGAGTCGCACGCCCTCCTCGATAAAAATCTCTGTCAGCGTATTATTGACGTGCCACCCTGTGACCAATACATTGAATGCAACGAGCACATCAACAGGGGTGCCGAGGTCATAATTCGCGGGTATCTCGTAATCGACGATGCGTGGGACGATGGTCCCGTAACTCACCGTTTTCGGTGTGGCAACCACCACGTTATCCCAAACGCCACTACTCGCTTTCAGAGCGTATCCATCCGCCGACACCACAAACCGCCCCTGCTTTTCCTCCGCAATGTGAACGACCAACGCATACGCCGCATCCTCGCCAACGAGATAGTACGCCGCTATCCCCAAAATCCCATCGCCGGCGTTGCTACTCGGATCGCTAAACTGAAAAATTGTCTTACTCGGCGCGATCACATTCTCACCGAAAGTGACAGGGAGCACGACCACGCCACTGTCTCGATAGTCCACTGTGCCGAAGGCGACAGAGATCGTTGTGATGTTATCGTAAGCCACCGTCACCGGCGTTGAAACCACTGCTTCCGGTGTACTGCTGCCCTCACGCGTCACCATCCCCGTGATCGCGACTTGCAGCGAGCCCTTCACATCTTCGGGCAGTTGGAACATCACGTTATGCGTCGCCGAATTCATATCGTCATCCGGCAGCACTTCAAACATCACACCTGTGATACCGTTGCCCGACACAGGTGTGACCGTAAGCGTGGCAGCCGTTAAATCTGTAACGCTAACCTCCAGCGTTATATTGACTGTGAAATTTCCGGGTTGTGTGCCTGAAGGGGCGGTTATAGTTGCATTGATTGCCATAATATTATGTTAATGCGTCTAAAAATACCGGATTGTCCAAACCAGATGGTAGAAACAGATGAAAATCCCAAATGTAACGAGTTGCGTGAACTTCAGGGTTTATTCTAAAAATTGTAAGATAAGTGGAATCTCTGCTATATATATTATTACCTATCACCTTAAATCCAGTGCCAATAGTAATCTGAGTCTGTGCACTCTGGTTGTAAAAAGGAATCTCTCTATTTTGACTAAATTTTTCACGATCAAAAGCCCGTAATCTATAAGTATTATGGACACGGTTTATAATACGTCCCCATATTTCTTCTGCCGTTACCGATAGTCCTTCAGCACTAATACTTACAGTATTCGATCCAGTTCTCCTTGTTAATTCTGTGCCATTGGCAGACGGTATAGGAATCACTGACATTCCTCGCCACTGCGTATGTCCCTGACTGAAATAGATATACAATTCATTATTATACTCCCCCATTCCTTCAGCGATAAGATTAGCACCGGCTGCGCTTGGAAAAGTATTTTTTCTATCTTGCGTAAGCCGAGATCCGTCGGCAGCACTTTCTATCGTATCCGCTTCAAAAGTATAAAGTGCTTTTTCATCAGCTGAACCACCCAAGTTCAGTATAAAAACATCACCATTACGATTAACAGCAAGTCCGCCGAAATCCGGTCTCATTAAAGTAGTTGGCAGCAGCAACCTTTTTATACGAGGCGCTATAGTTCCGTTAGGAGCCCCCGTGTGAAAAATATACAGCTCGTTATTGGTTCTATCTGATGATTTATACTCAATGGAATAAACAGTTCGTCCTCCATAAACCAGCACAGAAACAGGCGTATCAGAGATCCAAGGGCTTGCTACACGAAAAAAGGCCCTATACACCTGACCTTCTTCAAGGTTTGGGATAATTATCGTTATCATATTGTTCGCGATTGTGATAACCGCATCTGTCCATTCGGTCAATTCCCCGCTATCAACATTTTCGATCTGATACTGATAAGCGTTTGCACCGGATACCACGGGGAACTTTATGGTCGCGCTTAAGTGTCCGGGTTCAACAGTAGTATTCCGCAGGTCGATATTCCCGCGCCCTGTACCAAATCGATTCCAATTATCATCACCATCAAACTGCCATTCATATTCGATGGCGTGCTGTACGTCCGGGAGAGTAACTTCCGCAAAATTCCCGAACAGTCCGCTCACAACCGGTGTCCCTAATGCGGGCGGCGCGCCTGCTTCAATCGTATACGGTTGATTTTTCATCACATCACCTCCTATATGCGGTGCTACCAGTTCGATAACCCCTTGCGATACCGTGAAATTAGCATCCGCACTAATCTCTCCATCTACTAATGCACCTTCCGAGTTCGTTTCCAATCCTAAGCCGAGCAATAAAGTATTGGCAGTGACTTCGTTCGGCGGATTCGCAATCGGAATTGGAAGATTAATAGGCACACCCCGATACAGATGAATATCCGGCAACGTACCAAAAATCGGTGCGGCGGGTATAACATTGAACGCTATATCCCTTTCAAGTATAGTATTGTCCGAATAAGTTGCTTCTATGTGCCAGTTTAATCCATTTAACAACTCTCTCGGAGTCCCATAGATTTTTACCTCGTTATCGGATGACCGCCAATCATATCCGAAGTATTTCATATCCCCAGTAACCTCCACAGTTGTCGGGTTACCGGTAATTGAGACCGGCAGGCGGTAATCTGTATCAATAATTATGTTTTGCTCGGATACCATCGCAATCGACATAATTCATCCTATCGTTAAGAGTTACAAAAATTACAACTAACTATCACCTTCCAGTGCCGTTATTCTTGTCCCGAAATCCGCAAGAACCGCATGCACCGTTATAGCAGGCACGCCATAATAAACCCTATTCGAGTTCATCACAAGATTACCCGAATAATCTTGAAATGGCGTATTCGCAATAACTAAATCCCTAAATGAATTATCGTTAAGAACCAAAATGCCTGGTGGTGTCGATGTTAAAATTGGCTCAGGCTGGCTATAAGCCGCCGGTGATGGTGAAAGTTGCGGCTCAGGCTGGCTATAAGCCGCCGGTGATGGTGAAAGTTGCGGGTCCGGTTGCGTGTACTGCCCTGGAGACGGTGATAACTGTGGGCTTGGCTGTGTGTACTGTGGTGGCGAGGCAGACAACACCGGATTCGGTTGCGTATACTGTCCTGGAGATGCGGACAGCATTTCAGGCTGACTATAAGTTCCCGGTGAATCCGACAAAACAGGGTCCGGCTGTGTGTACTGCCCTGGAGACGGCGATAACTGTGGACTCGGCTGTGTGTACTGTGGTGGCGAGGCAGACAACACCGGGTTTGGCTGTGTGTACTGTCCGGGTGAAGCGGATAAAACTTCAGGCTGACTATAAGTTCCCGGAGAATCCGACAAAACAGGGTCAGGCTGTGTATACTGCGGTGGAGACGGTGATAGCTGTGGGCTTGGCTGTGTGTACTGTCCGGGTGAAGCGGATAAAACTTCAGGCTGACTATAAGTTCCCGGAGAATCCGACAAAACAGGGTCAGGCTGTGTATACTGCGGTGGAGACGGTGATAGCTGTGGGCTTGGCTGTGTGTACTGTCCGGGTGAAGCGGATAAAACTTCAGGCTG
It contains:
- a CDS encoding SUMF1/EgtB/PvdO family nonheme iron enzyme, translating into MNRLQRPFYCLLILILSVLACDEADLTQTLNDITSDDYAGMVLIPAGEVTIGNPNALSTRPAPVRSVHTDAYWIDTHEVSYAEFKAFMEDTSYSPASLQDHERAAQGLSIDTLPAVVTWKDASAYADWIGKRLPTEIEWEKAARGGLENKRFSWGDATPTLAEQQEIIISYLGSGQFTQMAAEGAFVFHPFTGRDVGGSDGDSTGSAFTFMPVGSYAPNGYGLYDVIGNAAEFCQERWEGNYYKDPYSFTPPEATPPVYVVRGGGSLHSLDAINSWEHQFDTLPAELQYRYARRTIHIGERAGSSWAGFRLVRDP